One Equus caballus isolate H_3958 breed thoroughbred chromosome 17, TB-T2T, whole genome shotgun sequence DNA window includes the following coding sequences:
- the TSC22D1 gene encoding TSC22 domain family protein 1 isoform X8: protein MERSLGSRCHRRRCAPAVLREDPASLRARPRLVAGLSVPGAPPPPRSEPRRPGQRFLPEQPPRAQGLALEGSSGRRLRLRRRRRRNRAGWSVRSRFPPRRLEYKDYGAEGNCTRLLRPPVPNTMHQPPESTAAAAAADISARKMAHPAMFPRRGSGSGSASALSAAGTGVGSNATSSEDFPPPSLLQPPPPAASSTSGPQPPPPQSLNLLSQAQLQAQPLAPGGTQMKKKSGFQITSVTPAQISASISSNNSIAEDTESYDDLDESHTEDLSSSEILDVSLSRATDLGEPERSSSEETLNNFQEAETPGAVSPNQPHLPQPHLPHLPQQNVVINGNAHPHHLHHHHHIHHGHHLHHGHHHPSHAGVATTSIPGGPPSSPISRKLSTTGSSDSVIPAAPTSAVSSGGSPASVMTNIRAPSTTSSIGINSVTGTNTVNNVNITAVGTFNPNVTSSMLGNANINASNIPSAASVSVGPGVSSGVNVNILSGMGNGTISSSAIINSVPNAAAGMTVGSVSSQQQQPTVNTSRFRVVKLDSSSEPFKKGRWTCTEFYEKENALPATEGVINKVVETVKQNPIEVTSERESTSGSSVSSSVSTLSHYTESVGSGEMGAPTVGQQQQPTLQGVALQQMDFSSTGPQSIPAVSIPQSISQSQISQGQLPSQELSYQQKQGLQPVPLQATISAATGIQPSPVNVVGVTSALGQQPSISSLAQPQLPYSQTTPPLQAPLPGAPPQQLQYGQQQPTVSPQMAPGRGKSVTQNPTSEYVQQQPILQTAVSSGQPSSAGVGAGTTVIPMAQPQSIQLPVQPTAVQAQPAGASGQAVGQAQTAVSAVPTGSQIANIGQQASIPTAVKQPPTQVTPSVIQQGAPPSSQIVPPAQTASLHQGVQTSASSLPQQLVIAPQSTLLTVPPQPQGVESVAQGVVSQQLPAVSPLPSASSISVTNQVLPLTTPLVDGEDESASLLPEVQGVILEPQIQPRPRRAFDVRGPLSPLNPWRQNIQLLERVGKDKKQISFNW, encoded by the exons ATGGAGCGCTCCCTGGGCTCCCGCTGCCACCGCCGCCGCTGCGCCCCGGCCGTGCTCCGCGAGGACCCGGCGTCTCTGCGCGCCCGCCCGCGCCTCGTTGCTGGGCTCAGCGTACCGggcgccccgccgccgccccgctCCGAGCCTCGCCGCCCCGGCCAGCGTTTCCTCCCGGAGCAGCCGCCGCGAGCCCAGGGG CTCGCCCTCGAAGGCAGCAGCGGCCGGCGCCTTCgactgaggaggaggagaaggaggaatcGCGCCGGGTGGAGCGTCAGGTCCCGTTTTCCTCCCCGGCGTCTTGAATACAAAGATTACGGTGCAGAAGGAAATTGCACTCGCCTCCTCCGCCCCCCGGTACCCAACACAATGCACCAGCCGCCTGAGTCCACGGCCGCCGCGGCCGCTGCAGACATTAGTGCGAGGAAGATGGCGCACCCGGCAATGTTCCCTAGAAGGGGCAGCGGTAGTGGCAGCGCCTCTGCTCTCAGTGCAGCAGGTACCGGCGTTGGCAGTAATGCCACATCTTCCGAGGATTTTCCGCCTCCATCGCTGCTCCAGCCGCCACCTCCTGCAGCATCTTCTACGTCGGGACCACAGCCTCCGCCTCCACAAAGCCTGAACCTCCTTTCGCAGGCTCAGCTGCAGGCACAACCTCTTGCGCCAGGCGGaactcaaatgaaaaagaaaagtggcTTCCAGATAACTAGCGTTACCCCGGCTCAGATCTCCGCCAGCATCAGCTCCAACAACAGTATAGCAGAGGACACTGAGAGCTATGATGATTTGGATGAATCTCACACGGAAGATCTGTCTTCTTCCGAGATCCTTGATGTGTCACTTTCCAGGGCTACTGACTTAGGGGAGCCTGAACGCAGCTCCTCAGAAGAGACTCTAAATAACTTCCAGGAAGCTGAGACACCTGGGGCAGTCTCTCCCAACCAGCCCCACCTTCCTCAGCCTCATTTGCCTCACCTTCCACAACAGAATGTTGTGATCAATGGGAATGCTCATCCACACCacctccatcaccaccatcacatTCATCATGGGCACCACCTCCACCATGggcaccaccatccatcccaTGCTGGTGTGGCCACTACATCCATTCCTGGAGGGCCACCCTCAAGCCCAATATCCAGAAAACTCTCTACAACTGGAAGCTCTGACAGTGTTATACCAGCTGCACCAACTTCTGCTGTATCATCGGGTGGCTCACCTGCATCTGTAATGACTAATATCCGTGCTCCCAGTACTACCAGCAGTATAGGTATAAATTCTGTTACTGGCACTAATACAGTGAATAATGTAAACATTACTGCTGTGGGCACTTTTAATCCTAATGTGACAAGCAGCATGCTTGGTAATGCTAATATAAATGCAAGCAATATTCCTAGTGCTGCTAGTGTGAGTGTTGGGCCTGGAGTTAGCAGCGGTGTTAATGTGAATATCTTGAGTGGCATGGGCAATGGTACTATTTCTTCCTCTGCTATTATTAACAGTGTCCCTAATGCAGCTGCAGGGATGACTGTGGGATCAGTTTCAAGTCAGCAACAACAACCAACAGTTAATACGTCAAGGTTCAGAGTTGTGAAGTTAGATTCTAGTTCTGAACCCTTTAAAAAGGGTAGATGGACTTGCACTGAgttctatgaaaaagaaaatgctttacCTGCTACAGAAGGTGTGATAAATAAAGTGGTAGAAACTGTAAAACAGAACCCAATAGAAGTGACTTCTGAGAGGGAGAGCACTAGTGGGAGTTCAGTGAGCAGTAGTGTCAGCACACTGAGTCACTACACAGAGAGTGTGGGAAGTGGAGAGATGGGAGCCCCTACTgtggggcagcagcagcaaccAACTCTTCAAGGTGTGGCCCTTCAACAGATGGATTTCAGTAGCACTGGTCCACAGAGTATTCCTGCAGTTAGTATACCACAGAGTATTTCTCAGTCACAGATCTCACAAGGACAATTACCGTCTCAAGAACTGAGCTATCAGCAAAAGCAAGGTCTTCAGCCAGTACCTCTGCAAGCCACTATCAGTGCTGCAACTGGTATCCAGCCATCACCTGTTAATGTCGTTGGTGTAACTTCAGCTTTAGGTCAGCAGCCTTCCATTTCCAGTTTGGCTCAACCCCAACTGCCATATTCTCAGACGACTCCTCCACTGCAAGCTCCCCTCCCAGGGGCACCACCCCAACAGTTGCAATATGGACAACAGCAACCCACTGTTTCTCCACAGATGGCCCCAGGCCGTGGTAAATCAGTGACTCAAAATCCTACTTCAGAGTATGTACAGCAGCAGCCGATTCTTCAAACAGCAGTGTCCTCCGGACAGCCCAGTTCTGCAGGAGTGGGAGCAGGAACAACGGTAATTCCTATGGCTCAGCCACAGAGTATCCAGCTGCCAGTGCAGCCCACAGCAGTCCAAGCACAACCTGCAGGGGCATCTGGCCAGGCTGTTGGCCAGGCTCAAACAGCAGTATCTGCTGTACCTACCGGCAGTCAAATTGCAAATATTGGCCAACAAGCAAGCATCCCTACAGCAGTGAAGCAACCCCCTACTCAAGTCACACCTTCAGTTATTCAGCAAGGTGCTCCTCCATCTTCACAAATAGTTCCACCTGCTCAAACTGCGAGTCTTCATCAGGGAGTTCAAACTAGTGCTTCAAGCCTTCCTCAGCAATTGGTCATTGCACCCCAGAGTACCTTGTTAACTGTGCCTCCCCAGCCACAAGGAGTAGAATCAGTAGCTCAAGGAGTTGTTTCTCAGCAGTTGCCTGCAGTTAGTCCTTTGCCCTCTGCTAGTAGCATTTCTGTTACAAATCAG GTGCTACCGCTGACGACACCCCTGGTGGATGGCGAGGATGAGAG
- the TSC22D1 gene encoding TSC22 domain family protein 1 isoform X17, translating to MHQPPESTAAAAAADISARKMAHPAMFPRRGSGSGSASALSAAGTGVGSNATSSEDFPPPSLLQPPPPAASSTSGPQPPPPQSLNLLSQAQLQAQPLAPGGTQMKKKSGFQITSVTPAQISASISSNNSIAEDTESYDDLDESHTEDLSSSEILDVSLSRATDLGEPERSSSEETLNNFQEAETPGAVSPNQPHLPQPHLPHLPQQNVVINGNAHPHHLHHHHHIHHGHHLHHGHHHPSHAGVATTSIPGGPPSSPISRKLSTTGSSDSVIPAAPTSAVSSGGSPASVMTNIRAPSTTSSIGINSVTGTNTVNNVNITAVGTFNPNVTSSMLGNANINASNIPSAASVSVGPGVSSGVNVNILSGMGNGTISSSAIINSVPNAAAGMTVGSVSSQQQQPTVNTSRFRVVKLDSSSEPFKKGRWTCTEFYEKENALPATEGVINKVVETVKQNPIEVTSERESTSGSSVSSSVSTLSHYTESVGSGEMGAPTVGQQQQPTLQGVALQQMDFSSTGPQSIPAVSIPQSISQSQISQGQLPSQELSYQQKQGLQPVPLQATISAATGIQPSPVNVVGVTSALGQQPSISSLAQPQLPYSQTTPPLQAPLPGAPPQQLQYGQQQPTVSPQMAPGRGKSVTQNPTSEYVQQQPILQTAVSSGQPSSAGVGAGTTVLPLTTPLVDGEDESASLLPEVQGVILEPQIQPRPRRAFDVRGPLSPLNPWRQNIQLLERVGKDKKQISFNW from the exons ATGCACCAGCCGCCTGAGTCCACGGCCGCCGCGGCCGCTGCAGACATTAGTGCGAGGAAGATGGCGCACCCGGCAATGTTCCCTAGAAGGGGCAGCGGTAGTGGCAGCGCCTCTGCTCTCAGTGCAGCAGGTACCGGCGTTGGCAGTAATGCCACATCTTCCGAGGATTTTCCGCCTCCATCGCTGCTCCAGCCGCCACCTCCTGCAGCATCTTCTACGTCGGGACCACAGCCTCCGCCTCCACAAAGCCTGAACCTCCTTTCGCAGGCTCAGCTGCAGGCACAACCTCTTGCGCCAGGCGGaactcaaatgaaaaagaaaagtggcTTCCAGATAACTAGCGTTACCCCGGCTCAGATCTCCGCCAGCATCAGCTCCAACAACAGTATAGCAGAGGACACTGAGAGCTATGATGATTTGGATGAATCTCACACGGAAGATCTGTCTTCTTCCGAGATCCTTGATGTGTCACTTTCCAGGGCTACTGACTTAGGGGAGCCTGAACGCAGCTCCTCAGAAGAGACTCTAAATAACTTCCAGGAAGCTGAGACACCTGGGGCAGTCTCTCCCAACCAGCCCCACCTTCCTCAGCCTCATTTGCCTCACCTTCCACAACAGAATGTTGTGATCAATGGGAATGCTCATCCACACCacctccatcaccaccatcacatTCATCATGGGCACCACCTCCACCATGggcaccaccatccatcccaTGCTGGTGTGGCCACTACATCCATTCCTGGAGGGCCACCCTCAAGCCCAATATCCAGAAAACTCTCTACAACTGGAAGCTCTGACAGTGTTATACCAGCTGCACCAACTTCTGCTGTATCATCGGGTGGCTCACCTGCATCTGTAATGACTAATATCCGTGCTCCCAGTACTACCAGCAGTATAGGTATAAATTCTGTTACTGGCACTAATACAGTGAATAATGTAAACATTACTGCTGTGGGCACTTTTAATCCTAATGTGACAAGCAGCATGCTTGGTAATGCTAATATAAATGCAAGCAATATTCCTAGTGCTGCTAGTGTGAGTGTTGGGCCTGGAGTTAGCAGCGGTGTTAATGTGAATATCTTGAGTGGCATGGGCAATGGTACTATTTCTTCCTCTGCTATTATTAACAGTGTCCCTAATGCAGCTGCAGGGATGACTGTGGGATCAGTTTCAAGTCAGCAACAACAACCAACAGTTAATACGTCAAGGTTCAGAGTTGTGAAGTTAGATTCTAGTTCTGAACCCTTTAAAAAGGGTAGATGGACTTGCACTGAgttctatgaaaaagaaaatgctttacCTGCTACAGAAGGTGTGATAAATAAAGTGGTAGAAACTGTAAAACAGAACCCAATAGAAGTGACTTCTGAGAGGGAGAGCACTAGTGGGAGTTCAGTGAGCAGTAGTGTCAGCACACTGAGTCACTACACAGAGAGTGTGGGAAGTGGAGAGATGGGAGCCCCTACTgtggggcagcagcagcaaccAACTCTTCAAGGTGTGGCCCTTCAACAGATGGATTTCAGTAGCACTGGTCCACAGAGTATTCCTGCAGTTAGTATACCACAGAGTATTTCTCAGTCACAGATCTCACAAGGACAATTACCGTCTCAAGAACTGAGCTATCAGCAAAAGCAAGGTCTTCAGCCAGTACCTCTGCAAGCCACTATCAGTGCTGCAACTGGTATCCAGCCATCACCTGTTAATGTCGTTGGTGTAACTTCAGCTTTAGGTCAGCAGCCTTCCATTTCCAGTTTGGCTCAACCCCAACTGCCATATTCTCAGACGACTCCTCCACTGCAAGCTCCCCTCCCAGGGGCACCACCCCAACAGTTGCAATATGGACAACAGCAACCCACTGTTTCTCCACAGATGGCCCCAGGCCGTGGTAAATCAGTGACTCAAAATCCTACTTCAGAGTATGTACAGCAGCAGCCGATTCTTCAAACAGCAGTGTCCTCCGGACAGCCCAGTTCTGCAGGAGTGGGAGCAGGAACAACG GTGCTACCGCTGACGACACCCCTGGTGGATGGCGAGGATGAGAG
- the TSC22D1 gene encoding TSC22 domain family protein 1 isoform X9 — protein MHQPPESTAAAAAADISARKMAHPAMFPRRGSGSGSASALSAAGTGVGSNATSSEDFPPPSLLQPPPPAASSTSGPQPPPPQSLNLLSQAQLQAQPLAPGGTQMKKKSGFQITSVTPAQISASISSNNSIAEDTESYDDLDESHTEDLSSSEILDVSLSRATDLGEPERSSSEETLNNFQEAETPGAVSPNQPHLPQPHLPHLPQQNVVINGNAHPHHLHHHHHIHHGHHLHHGHHHPSHAGVATTSIPGGPPSSPISRKLSTTGSSDSVIPAAPTSAVSSGGSPASVMTNIRAPSTTSSIGINSVTGTNTVNNVNITAVGTFNPNVTSSMLGNANINASNIPSAASVSVGPGVSSGVNVNILSGMGNGTISSSAIINSVPNAAAGMTVGSVSSQQQQPTVNTSRFRVVKLDSSSEPFKKGRWTCTEFYEKENALPATEGVINKVVETVKQNPIEVTSERESTSGSSVSSSVSTLSHYTESVGSGEMGAPTVGQQQQPTLQGVALQQMDFSSTGPQSIPAVSIPQSISQSQISQGQLPSQELSYQQKQGLQPVPLQATISAATGIQPSPVNVVGVTSALGQQPSISSLAQPQLPYSQTTPPLQAPLPGAPPQQLQYGQQQPTVSPQMAPGRGKSVTQNPTSEYVQQQPILQTAVSSGQPSSAGVGAGTTVIPMAQPQSIQLPVQPTAVQAQPAGASGQAVGQAQTAVSAVPTGSQIANIGQQASIPTAVKQPPTQVTPSVIQQGAPPSSQIVPPAQTASLHQGVQTSASSLPQQLVIAPQSTLLTVPPQPQGVESVAQGVVSQQLPAVSPLPSASSISVTNQVSSAGLSGMPSAPTNLVPPQNIAQTPATQNGNLVQSVSQPPLIASNINLPLPQQIPLSSTQFSAQSLAQAIGSQIEDARRPAEPSLVGLPQTISGDSGGMSAVSDGSSGSLAASASLFPLKVLPLTTPLVDGEDESASLLPEVQGVILEPQIQPRPRRAFDVRGPLSPLNPWRQNIQLLERVGKDKKQISFNW, from the coding sequence ATGCACCAGCCGCCTGAGTCCACGGCCGCCGCGGCCGCTGCAGACATTAGTGCGAGGAAGATGGCGCACCCGGCAATGTTCCCTAGAAGGGGCAGCGGTAGTGGCAGCGCCTCTGCTCTCAGTGCAGCAGGTACCGGCGTTGGCAGTAATGCCACATCTTCCGAGGATTTTCCGCCTCCATCGCTGCTCCAGCCGCCACCTCCTGCAGCATCTTCTACGTCGGGACCACAGCCTCCGCCTCCACAAAGCCTGAACCTCCTTTCGCAGGCTCAGCTGCAGGCACAACCTCTTGCGCCAGGCGGaactcaaatgaaaaagaaaagtggcTTCCAGATAACTAGCGTTACCCCGGCTCAGATCTCCGCCAGCATCAGCTCCAACAACAGTATAGCAGAGGACACTGAGAGCTATGATGATTTGGATGAATCTCACACGGAAGATCTGTCTTCTTCCGAGATCCTTGATGTGTCACTTTCCAGGGCTACTGACTTAGGGGAGCCTGAACGCAGCTCCTCAGAAGAGACTCTAAATAACTTCCAGGAAGCTGAGACACCTGGGGCAGTCTCTCCCAACCAGCCCCACCTTCCTCAGCCTCATTTGCCTCACCTTCCACAACAGAATGTTGTGATCAATGGGAATGCTCATCCACACCacctccatcaccaccatcacatTCATCATGGGCACCACCTCCACCATGggcaccaccatccatcccaTGCTGGTGTGGCCACTACATCCATTCCTGGAGGGCCACCCTCAAGCCCAATATCCAGAAAACTCTCTACAACTGGAAGCTCTGACAGTGTTATACCAGCTGCACCAACTTCTGCTGTATCATCGGGTGGCTCACCTGCATCTGTAATGACTAATATCCGTGCTCCCAGTACTACCAGCAGTATAGGTATAAATTCTGTTACTGGCACTAATACAGTGAATAATGTAAACATTACTGCTGTGGGCACTTTTAATCCTAATGTGACAAGCAGCATGCTTGGTAATGCTAATATAAATGCAAGCAATATTCCTAGTGCTGCTAGTGTGAGTGTTGGGCCTGGAGTTAGCAGCGGTGTTAATGTGAATATCTTGAGTGGCATGGGCAATGGTACTATTTCTTCCTCTGCTATTATTAACAGTGTCCCTAATGCAGCTGCAGGGATGACTGTGGGATCAGTTTCAAGTCAGCAACAACAACCAACAGTTAATACGTCAAGGTTCAGAGTTGTGAAGTTAGATTCTAGTTCTGAACCCTTTAAAAAGGGTAGATGGACTTGCACTGAgttctatgaaaaagaaaatgctttacCTGCTACAGAAGGTGTGATAAATAAAGTGGTAGAAACTGTAAAACAGAACCCAATAGAAGTGACTTCTGAGAGGGAGAGCACTAGTGGGAGTTCAGTGAGCAGTAGTGTCAGCACACTGAGTCACTACACAGAGAGTGTGGGAAGTGGAGAGATGGGAGCCCCTACTgtggggcagcagcagcaaccAACTCTTCAAGGTGTGGCCCTTCAACAGATGGATTTCAGTAGCACTGGTCCACAGAGTATTCCTGCAGTTAGTATACCACAGAGTATTTCTCAGTCACAGATCTCACAAGGACAATTACCGTCTCAAGAACTGAGCTATCAGCAAAAGCAAGGTCTTCAGCCAGTACCTCTGCAAGCCACTATCAGTGCTGCAACTGGTATCCAGCCATCACCTGTTAATGTCGTTGGTGTAACTTCAGCTTTAGGTCAGCAGCCTTCCATTTCCAGTTTGGCTCAACCCCAACTGCCATATTCTCAGACGACTCCTCCACTGCAAGCTCCCCTCCCAGGGGCACCACCCCAACAGTTGCAATATGGACAACAGCAACCCACTGTTTCTCCACAGATGGCCCCAGGCCGTGGTAAATCAGTGACTCAAAATCCTACTTCAGAGTATGTACAGCAGCAGCCGATTCTTCAAACAGCAGTGTCCTCCGGACAGCCCAGTTCTGCAGGAGTGGGAGCAGGAACAACGGTAATTCCTATGGCTCAGCCACAGAGTATCCAGCTGCCAGTGCAGCCCACAGCAGTCCAAGCACAACCTGCAGGGGCATCTGGCCAGGCTGTTGGCCAGGCTCAAACAGCAGTATCTGCTGTACCTACCGGCAGTCAAATTGCAAATATTGGCCAACAAGCAAGCATCCCTACAGCAGTGAAGCAACCCCCTACTCAAGTCACACCTTCAGTTATTCAGCAAGGTGCTCCTCCATCTTCACAAATAGTTCCACCTGCTCAAACTGCGAGTCTTCATCAGGGAGTTCAAACTAGTGCTTCAAGCCTTCCTCAGCAATTGGTCATTGCACCCCAGAGTACCTTGTTAACTGTGCCTCCCCAGCCACAAGGAGTAGAATCAGTAGCTCAAGGAGTTGTTTCTCAGCAGTTGCCTGCAGTTAGTCCTTTGCCCTCTGCTAGTAGCATTTCTGTTACAAATCAGGTTAGTTCAGCTGGTCTTTCTGGAATGCCTTCTGCCCCAACAAACTTGGTTCCACCACAGAATATAGCACAAACCCCTGCCACTCAAAATGGTAATTTGGTTCAAAGTGTTAGTCAACCTCCCTTGATAGCATCTAATATAAATTTGCCTTTGCCACAGCAGATACCACTAAGTTCTACTCAGTTCTCTGCACAATCATTAGCTCAGGCAATTGGAAGCCAAATTGAAGATGCCAGGCGCCCAGCAGAACCCTCCTTAGTTGGCTTACCTCAGACTATCAGTGGTGACAGTGGGGGAATGTCAGCAGTTTCAGATGGGAGTAGCGGCAGCCTAGcagcctctgcttctcttttcccGTTGAAGGTGCTACCGCTGACGACACCCCTGGTGGATGGCGAGGATGAGAG
- the TSC22D1 gene encoding TSC22 domain family protein 1 isoform X7, which translates to MHQPPESTAAAAAADISARKMAHPAMFPRRGSGSGSASALSAAGTGVGSNATSSEDFPPPSLLQPPPPAASSTSGPQPPPPQSLNLLSQAQLQAQPLAPGGTQMKKKSGFQITSVTPAQISASISSNNSIAEDTESYDDLDESHTEDLSSSEILDVSLSRATDLGEPERSSSEETLNNFQEAETPGAVSPNQPHLPQPHLPHLPQQNVVINGNAHPHHLHHHHHIHHGHHLHHGHHHPSHAGVATTSIPGGPPSSPISRKLSTTGSSDSVIPAAPTSAVSSGGSPASVMTNIRAPSTTSSIGINSVTGTNTVNNVNITAVGTFNPNVTSSMLGNANINASNIPSAASVSVGPGVSSGVNVNILSGMGNGTISSSAIINSVPNAAAGMTVGSVSSQQQQPTVNTSRFRVVKLDSSSEPFKKGRWTCTEFYEKENALPATEGVINKVVETVKQNPIEVTSERESTSGSSVSSSVSTLSHYTESVGSGEMGAPTVGQQQQPTLQGVALQQMDFSSTGPQSIPAVSIPQSISQSQISQGQLPSQELSYQQKQGLQPVPLQATISAATGIQPSPVNVVGVTSALGQQPSISSLAQPQLPYSQTTPPLQAPLPGAPPQQLQYGQQQPTVSPQMAPGRGKSVTQNPTSEYVQQQPILQTAVSSGQPSSAGVGAGTTVIPMAQPQSIQLPVQPTAVQAQPAGASGQAVGQAQTAVSAVPTGSQIANIGQQASIPTAVKQPPTQVTPSVIQQGAPPSSQIVPPAQTASLHQGVQTSASSLPQQLVIAPQSTLLTVPPQPQGVESVAQGVVSQQLPAVSPLPSASSISVTNQVSSAGLSGMPSAPTNLVPPQNIAQTPATQNGNLVQSVSQPPLIASNINLPLPQQIPLSSTQFSAQSLAQAIGSQIEDARRPAEPSLVGLPQTISGDSGGMSAVSDGSSGSLAASASLFPLKVLPLTTPLVDGEDESSSGASVVAIDNKIEQAMDLVKSHLMYAVREEVEVLKEQIKELIEKNSQLEQENNLLKTLASPEQLAQFQAQLQTGSPPATTQPQGTTQPPAQPASQGSGPTA; encoded by the coding sequence ATGCACCAGCCGCCTGAGTCCACGGCCGCCGCGGCCGCTGCAGACATTAGTGCGAGGAAGATGGCGCACCCGGCAATGTTCCCTAGAAGGGGCAGCGGTAGTGGCAGCGCCTCTGCTCTCAGTGCAGCAGGTACCGGCGTTGGCAGTAATGCCACATCTTCCGAGGATTTTCCGCCTCCATCGCTGCTCCAGCCGCCACCTCCTGCAGCATCTTCTACGTCGGGACCACAGCCTCCGCCTCCACAAAGCCTGAACCTCCTTTCGCAGGCTCAGCTGCAGGCACAACCTCTTGCGCCAGGCGGaactcaaatgaaaaagaaaagtggcTTCCAGATAACTAGCGTTACCCCGGCTCAGATCTCCGCCAGCATCAGCTCCAACAACAGTATAGCAGAGGACACTGAGAGCTATGATGATTTGGATGAATCTCACACGGAAGATCTGTCTTCTTCCGAGATCCTTGATGTGTCACTTTCCAGGGCTACTGACTTAGGGGAGCCTGAACGCAGCTCCTCAGAAGAGACTCTAAATAACTTCCAGGAAGCTGAGACACCTGGGGCAGTCTCTCCCAACCAGCCCCACCTTCCTCAGCCTCATTTGCCTCACCTTCCACAACAGAATGTTGTGATCAATGGGAATGCTCATCCACACCacctccatcaccaccatcacatTCATCATGGGCACCACCTCCACCATGggcaccaccatccatcccaTGCTGGTGTGGCCACTACATCCATTCCTGGAGGGCCACCCTCAAGCCCAATATCCAGAAAACTCTCTACAACTGGAAGCTCTGACAGTGTTATACCAGCTGCACCAACTTCTGCTGTATCATCGGGTGGCTCACCTGCATCTGTAATGACTAATATCCGTGCTCCCAGTACTACCAGCAGTATAGGTATAAATTCTGTTACTGGCACTAATACAGTGAATAATGTAAACATTACTGCTGTGGGCACTTTTAATCCTAATGTGACAAGCAGCATGCTTGGTAATGCTAATATAAATGCAAGCAATATTCCTAGTGCTGCTAGTGTGAGTGTTGGGCCTGGAGTTAGCAGCGGTGTTAATGTGAATATCTTGAGTGGCATGGGCAATGGTACTATTTCTTCCTCTGCTATTATTAACAGTGTCCCTAATGCAGCTGCAGGGATGACTGTGGGATCAGTTTCAAGTCAGCAACAACAACCAACAGTTAATACGTCAAGGTTCAGAGTTGTGAAGTTAGATTCTAGTTCTGAACCCTTTAAAAAGGGTAGATGGACTTGCACTGAgttctatgaaaaagaaaatgctttacCTGCTACAGAAGGTGTGATAAATAAAGTGGTAGAAACTGTAAAACAGAACCCAATAGAAGTGACTTCTGAGAGGGAGAGCACTAGTGGGAGTTCAGTGAGCAGTAGTGTCAGCACACTGAGTCACTACACAGAGAGTGTGGGAAGTGGAGAGATGGGAGCCCCTACTgtggggcagcagcagcaaccAACTCTTCAAGGTGTGGCCCTTCAACAGATGGATTTCAGTAGCACTGGTCCACAGAGTATTCCTGCAGTTAGTATACCACAGAGTATTTCTCAGTCACAGATCTCACAAGGACAATTACCGTCTCAAGAACTGAGCTATCAGCAAAAGCAAGGTCTTCAGCCAGTACCTCTGCAAGCCACTATCAGTGCTGCAACTGGTATCCAGCCATCACCTGTTAATGTCGTTGGTGTAACTTCAGCTTTAGGTCAGCAGCCTTCCATTTCCAGTTTGGCTCAACCCCAACTGCCATATTCTCAGACGACTCCTCCACTGCAAGCTCCCCTCCCAGGGGCACCACCCCAACAGTTGCAATATGGACAACAGCAACCCACTGTTTCTCCACAGATGGCCCCAGGCCGTGGTAAATCAGTGACTCAAAATCCTACTTCAGAGTATGTACAGCAGCAGCCGATTCTTCAAACAGCAGTGTCCTCCGGACAGCCCAGTTCTGCAGGAGTGGGAGCAGGAACAACGGTAATTCCTATGGCTCAGCCACAGAGTATCCAGCTGCCAGTGCAGCCCACAGCAGTCCAAGCACAACCTGCAGGGGCATCTGGCCAGGCTGTTGGCCAGGCTCAAACAGCAGTATCTGCTGTACCTACCGGCAGTCAAATTGCAAATATTGGCCAACAAGCAAGCATCCCTACAGCAGTGAAGCAACCCCCTACTCAAGTCACACCTTCAGTTATTCAGCAAGGTGCTCCTCCATCTTCACAAATAGTTCCACCTGCTCAAACTGCGAGTCTTCATCAGGGAGTTCAAACTAGTGCTTCAAGCCTTCCTCAGCAATTGGTCATTGCACCCCAGAGTACCTTGTTAACTGTGCCTCCCCAGCCACAAGGAGTAGAATCAGTAGCTCAAGGAGTTGTTTCTCAGCAGTTGCCTGCAGTTAGTCCTTTGCCCTCTGCTAGTAGCATTTCTGTTACAAATCAGGTTAGTTCAGCTGGTCTTTCTGGAATGCCTTCTGCCCCAACAAACTTGGTTCCACCACAGAATATAGCACAAACCCCTGCCACTCAAAATGGTAATTTGGTTCAAAGTGTTAGTCAACCTCCCTTGATAGCATCTAATATAAATTTGCCTTTGCCACAGCAGATACCACTAAGTTCTACTCAGTTCTCTGCACAATCATTAGCTCAGGCAATTGGAAGCCAAATTGAAGATGCCAGGCGCCCAGCAGAACCCTCCTTAGTTGGCTTACCTCAGACTATCAGTGGTGACAGTGGGGGAATGTCAGCAGTTTCAGATGGGAGTAGCGGCAGCCTAGcagcctctgcttctcttttcccGTTGAAGGTGCTACCGCTGACGACACCCCTGGTGGATGGCGAGGATGAGAG